The following coding sequences are from one Deinococcus arcticus window:
- the ppgK gene encoding polyphosphate--glucose phosphotransferase — translation MTVILGIDIGGSGIKGAPVDTATGQLVAERRRIPTPEGAAPEAVKAVVAELVAHFGLPGPVGVTFPGIVQRGHTLSAANVHADWIGLNADDLLTQATDHDVFLINDADAAGLAEARFGAGAGQTGTVLVLTFGTGIGSALIHGGVLVPNTELGHLWLRDKHAETWASDRARERDDLNWKQWSKRACTYLQHLELLFSPELFIIGGGISKKADKWGPHLTLERSRVVPAQLLNEAGIVGAAMTAAGQVLPAKPSRSAKKV, via the coding sequence ATGACCGTCATCCTGGGCATAGACATTGGTGGCAGTGGCATCAAGGGCGCGCCCGTGGATACGGCCACGGGTCAGCTGGTGGCCGAGCGCCGCCGCATTCCCACCCCGGAAGGCGCCGCGCCGGAAGCGGTGAAGGCCGTGGTGGCGGAACTGGTGGCCCATTTTGGGTTGCCGGGGCCTGTGGGCGTCACCTTCCCCGGCATCGTGCAGCGCGGGCACACGCTGTCGGCGGCCAACGTTCACGCCGACTGGATTGGCCTGAATGCCGACGACCTGCTGACCCAGGCCACTGACCACGACGTGTTTCTGATCAACGACGCCGACGCCGCTGGGCTGGCCGAGGCCCGCTTTGGAGCGGGCGCCGGGCAGACAGGCACCGTGCTCGTGCTGACCTTCGGCACCGGCATTGGCAGCGCCCTGATTCATGGTGGCGTGCTGGTGCCCAACACCGAACTGGGGCACCTGTGGCTGCGCGACAAGCACGCCGAGACGTGGGCTTCTGACCGCGCCCGCGAGCGCGACGACCTGAACTGGAAACAGTGGAGCAAGCGCGCCTGCACCTACCTGCAACACCTGGAACTGCTGTTCAGCCCGGAACTGTTCATTATCGGCGGCGGCATCAGCAAAAAGGCGGACAAGTGGGGCCCACACCTGACCCTGGAGCGCAGCCGCGTCGTGCCCGCGCAGCTGCTGAATGAGGCCGGGATCGTGGGCGCCGCCATGACCGCTGCCGGGCAGGTGCTCCCGGCCAAGCCCAGCCGCAGTGCTAAAAAGGTTTAA